The proteins below are encoded in one region of Fodinicurvata sp. EGI_FJ10296:
- a CDS encoding hydantoinase/oxoprolinase family protein, translating to MTAVPQEPPAGARFRARFRVGIDTGGTHTDLVLIDSDNGDLITLKVPSTLDDLTVGILEGIDLAIGQSGLADAEIERFVYATTMVTNLIVEGVDAPVGLITTEGFRDLLEIGRASRKPHIYDIDWRPAKPLVPRPLRHGVRERVTHDGSVLAPLNEGDARQALRDLRDAGCTSVAVCLLHSYANPVHERRIGEIAEAEFPELDMSLSSAIVREFREYERVSTTSLNAYVRRPLQKHLSGLSAALKRRGVETPMIMRGNGGVSTFEVASRTPVGITHSGPMGGIIGGTAVAAACGISDIITLDMGGTSADVSLISNGDPMLTTHGKVGEYPILLPMLDLITIGAGGGSVAWVDAGGALRVGPRSAGARPGPACYGRGGVEPTVTDANLFGGRLNPEYFLSGKSQLDKALAEKALREKIAEPLGMEMGESAIGILSIAESHMVNAIKLISVDRGLDPRDFTLVGFGGAGPLHTLRLAEELGISRVLIPPAPGNLSSMGLLAADVRHDFALTRVTALDAVRLDSLVAGFQSLIEEAGTALDLEDVPRDRRLIVASVDLRYQGQNYELNLPIGAGTLDEAGFSALAPRFHDEHERAYGYRLADRGIQLVNLRVSAIGHVPNAGWPDIGSGRAVLEPMAERPVLLSWGVTANVPVYRVTDIHTDDEITGPAIVEYPGSTLFVPPGWEATCDRMRNLHLINAAPGKKTPR from the coding sequence ATGACCGCTGTTCCGCAAGAGCCGCCGGCCGGCGCCCGATTTCGCGCCCGATTTCGCGTTGGAATCGATACCGGCGGCACCCATACCGACCTCGTCCTGATCGACAGTGACAACGGCGACCTGATCACATTGAAGGTGCCGAGCACGCTGGACGATCTGACGGTGGGCATTCTGGAGGGCATCGACCTCGCCATTGGTCAAAGCGGCCTTGCCGACGCCGAAATCGAGCGGTTCGTTTACGCGACCACCATGGTGACGAACCTTATCGTCGAGGGGGTTGACGCTCCGGTCGGGCTGATTACGACGGAAGGTTTCCGGGATCTGCTGGAAATCGGGCGGGCCTCGCGCAAGCCGCACATCTATGACATCGACTGGCGCCCGGCCAAACCGCTTGTGCCCAGGCCGTTGCGCCATGGCGTGCGCGAGCGCGTGACCCATGACGGCAGCGTTCTGGCTCCATTGAATGAGGGCGACGCCCGGCAGGCGCTGCGGGACCTGCGCGACGCCGGTTGTACCAGTGTGGCTGTGTGTCTGCTTCATTCCTACGCCAACCCGGTCCATGAGCGGCGCATCGGAGAAATCGCCGAAGCAGAGTTTCCCGAACTCGACATGTCGCTGTCGTCTGCCATCGTCCGCGAGTTTCGCGAATACGAACGGGTCAGCACCACCAGCCTGAACGCCTATGTCAGGCGGCCGCTTCAGAAGCATCTGTCGGGTCTGAGCGCGGCGCTGAAACGCAGAGGCGTGGAAACGCCGATGATCATGCGCGGCAACGGGGGCGTCTCGACATTCGAGGTTGCGTCCCGGACGCCGGTCGGCATCACCCATTCCGGGCCGATGGGCGGTATCATCGGCGGGACGGCGGTCGCTGCCGCCTGCGGTATCTCCGATATCATTACCCTCGATATGGGCGGCACCAGCGCCGATGTTTCGTTGATCAGCAATGGCGATCCGATGCTGACCACCCATGGCAAGGTCGGCGAGTATCCCATTCTCCTGCCGATGCTGGATCTGATCACGATTGGTGCCGGCGGCGGATCGGTCGCGTGGGTCGATGCCGGCGGCGCCCTCAGGGTCGGCCCACGCAGCGCCGGCGCCCGCCCGGGCCCCGCATGCTACGGGCGGGGCGGCGTCGAGCCGACGGTAACGGACGCCAATCTCTTCGGCGGAAGGTTGAACCCGGAATACTTCCTGAGCGGCAAGAGCCAGCTCGACAAGGCACTCGCCGAAAAGGCGCTGCGCGAGAAGATCGCCGAGCCGCTGGGCATGGAAATGGGCGAGAGCGCCATCGGCATTCTGTCGATTGCAGAATCCCACATGGTCAACGCCATCAAGCTGATCTCGGTCGATCGTGGTCTCGACCCTCGTGATTTCACCCTCGTCGGCTTTGGCGGCGCGGGGCCGCTGCATACATTGAGGCTTGCCGAGGAACTGGGCATCAGCCGGGTGCTGATTCCGCCGGCGCCGGGCAACCTGTCCTCCATGGGCCTGCTCGCCGCAGACGTCCGTCACGACTTCGCACTGACACGGGTGACGGCTCTCGACGCCGTGCGGCTCGATTCGCTGGTCGCCGGATTCCAGTCGTTGATCGAAGAGGCTGGAACCGCCCTCGATCTGGAGGACGTGCCCAGGGACAGGCGCCTGATCGTGGCCAGCGTCGACCTGCGGTATCAGGGGCAGAACTATGAACTGAACCTGCCGATCGGCGCCGGAACTCTGGACGAGGCGGGCTTCTCCGCCCTGGCGCCGCGATTCCACGACGAACACGAGCGGGCCTATGGGTACCGGCTGGCCGATCGGGGCATCCAACTGGTCAATTTGCGGGTGTCCGCCATAGGCCACGTTCCCAACGCAGGTTGGCCGGATATCGGCAGCGGCAGGGCTGTGCTGGAGCCGATGGCCGAGCGCCCGGTTCTGCTGTCATGGGGCGTGACCGCAAACGTCCCCGTCTATCGCGTGACCGACATCCACACCGACGACGAAATCACGGGGCCGGCGATCGTCGAGTATCCAGGCTCCACCCTGTTCGTGCCGCCGGGATGGGAGGCGACTTGCGACCGAATGCGCAATCTGCATCTGATCAACGCCGCCCCCGGCAAAAAGACCCCCCGGTAA